A genome region from Cardiocondyla obscurior isolate alpha-2009 linkage group LG14, Cobs3.1, whole genome shotgun sequence includes the following:
- the Ire1 gene encoding serine/threonine-protein kinase/endoribonuclease IRE1, whose amino-acid sequence MQRWTLWSAIPVILTTFTLALSQQAIDNLNTELVPEQDDALLLFSTLGGLLVGVDQRSGKILWQQDDEPIVKVPINLSGTKMPMFLPDPRDGSLYLFGRESEALKKLPFTIPQLVASSPCRSSDGILYTGRKIDTWFSIDPTTGEREQLLSFHTVKDTCPLTMQNTIFVGRTEYNIIMVDSKNKDRKWNVTFYDYSAMQMEPEVTDNYDLVHFTTSSTGRVVTVDRRLSKILWKLDLKSPVIAVYTVAKDGGLLTVPFTSIADSLLEKFAIKPTDVQLFPTLYVGQHRYGLYALPSLVDLDTTTISTNNIGHLLLEGPLMMSHPYPMDDNNVPLPGDHVFLSNIDVTNNDYQSIKRAENAIMLGHYKVPAEYKPQNQLLQITGRSDPIILETSTLNITGTKLSVAMQSDTNDDTIESENNRNWQKFILNIYSVSKVWLSQQGNMDIVIVIPITLTIGTVVLWYLYKCLHNKDQLSSQHTSQGGSRENSRSNYSGKSGSSIVMPEEIGDGLVKVGKITFDTEQVLGKGCEGTFVYKGEFDGRAVAVKRLLPDCFTFADREVALLRESDAHANVVRYFCTEQDRMFRYIALELAEATLQDYVVGTYDREKISVKNILHQSVSGLAHLHFLDIVHRDIKPHNVLLSVPGPRGEVRAMISDFGLCKKLQLGRVSFSRRSGITGTDGWIAPEMLNGERTTCAVDIFSLGCVFYYVLSGGKHPFGDSLRRQANILCDESDLTALEQVSSLSDRELALMLIKAMISSNPAARPPASAICNYPIFWNLAEILSFFQDISDRVEKDQFNSPALIALETCSERVTGEDWRLYIDYEVATDLRRYRSYRGESVRDLLRALRNKKHHYRELSPKAQESLGEIPNEFTQYWLSRFPYLLCHVWYAMQNFRSESSLKQYYHPHYTFTNGYEGQQAASIFDRMDRVNNALSTSVSSNNRLGPTNNVDWSPNRTKYRGPRRKQEKKKQEEPVTWLLNQSPN is encoded by the exons ATGCAAAGGTGGACGCTTTGGTCGGCGATACCTGTCATTCTGACAACGTTTACTCTTGCCCTGAGTCAACAAGCAATAGAT AACCTTAACACTGAACTAGTACCAGAGCAAGATGATGCTCTTCTTTTGTTCTCTACCCTTGGAGGATTGCTGGTAGGAGTTGATCAGAGGTCTGGAAAAATATTGTGGCAGCAGGATGATG AACCTATAGTTAAAGTGCCTATCAATCTATCAGGAACcaaaat GCCCATGTTTTTACCGGATCCTAGAGATGGTTCACTGTACCTCTTTGGTAGAGAATCAGAGGCATTGAAAAAACTACCATTTACCATTCCTCAATTAGTTGCCAGTAGTCCATGTAGAAGCAGCGACGGTATATTGTACACTGGCAGAAAAATTGATACCTGGTTTAGTATTGACCCAACAACTGGTGAAAGAGAACAACTTTTAAGTTTTCACACGGTGAAAGATACATGTCCTTTGACAATGCAGAATACTATCTTTGTCGGTCGCactgaatataatattattatggTCGACAGTAAGAATAAAGATAGAAAGTGGAATGTAACATTTTATGATTATTCCGCTATGCAAATGGAGCCTGAAGTGACCGATAACTACGATTTGGTACATTTTACCACAAGTTCAACAGGTCGTGTAGTGACCGTGGATAGAAGATTGAGTAAAATTCTTtggaaattagatttaaagaGCCCAGTGATCGCTGTATATACTGTAGCCAAAGATGGAGGATTGCTAACAGTCCCTTTCACGAGTATTGCCGATTcgttattagaaaaatttgcGATAAAACCGACTGATGTTCAATTATTTCCAACGTTGTATGTTGGACAGCATCGATACGGTCTCTACGCGTTGCCGTCGCTCGTCGATTTAGACACTACAACTATATCGACAAATAATATAGGACACTTGTTATTGGAAGGACCATTAATGATGTCACATCCTTACCCTATGGACGACAATAACGTACCATTGCCTGGGGATcatgtttttctttctaatattGATGTAACTAACAATGATTATCAAAGTATCAAGCGTGCTGAAAATGCCATTATGTTAGGTCATTACAAAGTACCCGCGGAGTACAAGCCGCAAAATCAACTTCTTCAAATAACCGGACGATCTGATCCGATAATCTTGGAGACTTCAACGTTAAATATCACTGGGACTAAATTATCTGTCGCCATGCAATCGGATACAAACGATGATACGATAGAGTCGGAAAATAATCGAAACTGgcagaaatttatattaaatatttacagcGTGAGTAAAGTGTGGCTCAGTCAACAAGGAAACATGGACATAGTAATCGTGATCCCAATTACGTTAACAATTGGTACCGTTGTACTCTGGTATCTGTACAAGTGTCTGCACAACAAAGACCAACTCTCGTCTCAGCACACATCCCAGGGAGGCTCGCGCGAGAACAGTCGTTCAAATTATTCTGGTAAATCCGGTAGCTCGATTGTTATGCCAGAGGAGATCGGAGATGGCTTAGTTAAAGTgggaaaaattacatttgataCAGAACAAGTGCTTGGTAAAGGATGCGAAGGAACATTCGTGTACAAGGGTGAATTCGACGGTCGTGCCGTAGCCGTAAAGCGGTTACTACCCGACTGTTTTACGTTCGCCGATCGAGAGGTGGCTCTTTTAAGAGAATCTGACGCACACGCCAACGTAGTTAGATACTTTTGCACCGAGCAAGATCGTATGTTCAGATACATCGCTTTGGAGCTAGCGGAAGCTACTTTACAAGATTATGTAGTCGGCACATACGACAGGGAAAAGATAtcggtaaaaaatattttgcatcaGTCTGTATCTGGACTAGCGCATCTTCATTTCTTGGATATCGTTCACAGGGATATTAAGCCTCACAATGTTCTGCTCTCTGTTCCTGGACCTCGCGGAGAAGTACGCGCCATGATATCAGATTTTGGATTATGTAAAAAACTTCAACTTGGTCGTGTATCATTTTCACGAAGGTCGGGTATCACTGGAACCGATGGTTGGATCGCGCCAGAGATGTTGAATGGGGAAAGGACGACATGCGCGGTCGACATTTTTTCTCTTGGCTGTGTGTTTTATTATGTTCTCTCTGGTGGCAAGCATCCTTTCGGTGATTCTCTACGAAGACAAGCTAATATACTCTGCGACGAAAGCGATCTGACAGCGCTCGAACAAGTGTCATCCTTGAGCGACAGAGAGCTAGCGTTGATGCTTATCAAAGCGATGATATCGAGCAATCCTGCCGCAAGACCGCCAGCTTCGGCAATTTGTAATTATCCAATCTTTTGGAACTTAGCAGAGATTTTGAGTTTCTTTCAGGATATCAGCGACCGGGTGGAAAAGGATCAGTTCAACAGCCCGGCCTTGATAGCGTTAGAAACTTGTAGCGAGCGCGTAACAGGAGAGGATTGGAGACTGTACATAGATTACGAAGTTGCGACAGACTTGCGCAGATACAGGAGCTACCGAGGCGAAAGTGTTAGAGATCTACTCAGGGCTTTGCGGAACAAGAAGCATCACTATAGAGAACTGAGCCCGAAAGCACAGGAGAGCCTTGGCGAGATTCCTAACGAATTTACGCAGTATTGGCTGTCGAGATTTCCATATTTATTGTGCCACGTGTGGTACGCGATGCAGAACTTTCGAAGCGAGTCGAGTTTAAAACAGTACTATCATCCACATTATACGTTTACAAATGGTTACGAGGGACAACAGGCGGCCTCAATTTTCGATCGGATGGATCGAGTTAACAACGCGCTGTCAACGTCAGTCAGCAGCAATAACAGACTGGGACCAACAAATAACGTCGATTGGAGCCCTAATCGAACGAAATACCGTGGTCCGAGACGAAAGCAGGAAAAGAAGAAGCAGGAGGAGCCAGTAACATGGTTATTAAATCAGTCGCCTAATTGA
- the Dnapol-alpha50 gene encoding DNA primase small subunit, whose translation MGEVSNLLDLLPIYYSRLFPFSDYHRWLSYGNAGTFSRREFSFTLSDDIYIRYQSFIDQKGLSDEVKRLLPHKIDIGAVYNAQPKDQRRGPNFHPVERELVFDIDMTDYDEVRTCCKGADICNKCWKFMSLACKILDCALKLDFGYKHILWVFSGRRGIHCWVCDTTARFLSGQVRAAVAEYLQIIGGGEFMKKKVHLAGDKIHHSIKRALDIIDPVFVEMCVKEQNMLGTEEGIEKFLPILPNDEDRQEVKALFGKENTSEARWTAFVQYIESKRTGGDRKWYLYRHLIEEIKLQYSYPRLDINVSKGLNHLLKSPFCVHPKTGKICIPFNASVVDKFDPDKVPTIMTLIEEINAYDVKDKAEEETYDLNKKRIKDYKKTSLNKSLHIFQEFLRHLEAERREERLKGKISTDSMEF comes from the exons ATGGGTGAAGTTTCGAATCTGCTCGACTTATTGCCAATCTATTATTCAAGATTGTTCCCCTTCTCAGACTATCATCGGTGGCTAAGTTATGGAAAtg CTGGCACATTTAGCAGGAGAGAGTTCTCATTCACTCTCTCTGATGATATTTACATACGTTATCAGTCTTTTATTGACCAGAAGGGACTGTCTGATGAGGTTAAAAGATTACTGCCACATAAAATAGACATAGGAGCAGTTTATAATGCTCA aCCAAAAGATCAAAGAAGAGGACCTAATTTTCATCCAGTAGAGAGAGAATTAGTGTTTGACATAGACATGACTGACTATGATGAAGTAAGAACATGTTGCAAAGGGGCAGATATTTGTAACAAGTGTTGGAAATTTATGTCCCTTGCTTGTAAGATATTAGATTGTGCACTGAAAT TGGATTTTGGATATAAGCATATTTTATGGGTATTCTCTGGTAGAAGAGGCATTCATTGTTGGGTGTGCGACACTACAGCGCGTTTTTTATCGGGACAAGTACGGGCAGCAGTCGCCGAATATTTACAAATCATAGGTGGAGGtgaatttatgaaaaagaaagtacaTCTAGCTGGCGATAAAATTCATCATTCTATCAA GCGTGCTCTTGACATAATTGATCCCGTTTTTGTTGAAATGTGCGTCAAAGAACAAAATATGTTAGGCACAGAGGAAGGAATCGAAAAGTTCCTTCCAATACTGCCTAATGATGAAGATAGACAAGAAGTAAAGGCGTTATTCGGTAAAGAAAATACCAGTGAGGCAAGATGGACTGCATTTGTACAGTACATTGAATCCAAACGGACGGGA GGCGATCGAAAATGGTATTTGTATCGTCACTTGATCGAGGAAATCAAATTGCAGTATTCGTATCCAAGATTAGACATAAATGTCAGCAAAGGTTTGAATCATTTATTGAAGTCGCCCTTTTGCGTTCACCCAAAAACCGGCAAAATTTGTATACCGTTTAACGCAAGTGTAGTGGATAAGTTTGATCCCGATAAAGTACCTACGATAATGACATTGATAGAAGAGATTAATGCGTACGACGTAAAAGACAAGGCTGAAGAAGAAACatacgatttaaataaaaaacgaattaaagaTTACAAGAAAACGAGCTTGAACAAGTCACTGCATATTTTCCAAGAATTCTTACGACACTTGGAGGCCGAACGGCGGGAAGAGAGATTAAAAGGCAAAA TTTCAACTGACAGTATGGAATTTTAA
- the LOC139108084 gene encoding uncharacterized protein, with the protein MVLVLLIPLIGFVAAGPFPNAFNDRLVSRVEKALSLSTESRLDALDNGPNEIREGTNEAPSTPRYGVVQLATFESETRENEAREKRATQGRKHKALFLDYPLVSRFLHYPRVPTYEIDYSDNNPELTIENRSSKGYQESDIYYIRLPPVPYMFVPGLGYVSQPPTYPGAATLKPQIPLGPQLVQLHHQLHVRPARPQQTVNPFIKLPIDFVSNGKPTSVYQWQKKPGKKPADSPITNLGSLSADFVNNGKPTSIYQWQANLKPVKRPDDALNSLDMGPYTFNGKLTSVYLLGSDDTTSARQPIRHSNYQN; encoded by the coding sequence ATGGTGCTTGTCCTGCTGATACCTCTAATCGGATTTGTGGCGGCAGGCCCTTTTCCAAACGCTTTCAACGACCGATTAGTCTCTCGTGTCGAAAAAGCGCTTTCGCTTTCCACGGAAAGTCGCTTGGACGCCCTGGACAACGGTCCGAACGAAATACGCGAGGGCACAAACGAGGCTCCGTCAACCCCAAGGTACGGAGTGGTTCAGCTGGCTACTTTCGAATCGGAGACACGCGAGAACGAGGCGAGGGAGAAGAGGGCCACGCAGGGACGAAAGCACAAAGCTTTATTTCTAGATTATCCCCTGGTATCGCGTTTTCTGCACTACCCGAGGGTGCCCACGTACGAAATCGATTACAGCGATAACAACCCGGAGCTGACGATAGAGAACAGGTCGTCCAAGGGATACCAAGAGAGCGATATCTATTACATTCGGTTGCCACCGGTCCCGTACATGTTCGTGCCCGGCCTCGGCTACGTCTCGCAACCACCTACGTACCCGGGCGCTGCTACCCTGAAGCCCCAGATACCCCTCGGGCCGCAACTGGTCCAGCTGCACCACCAGCTACACGTGAGACCCGCGCGACCTCAGCAGACCGTTAATCCCTTCATCAAATTGCCTATAGACTTTGTAAGCAACGGCAAGCCCACATCCGTCTATCAATGGCAGAAGAAGCCCGGCAAGAAGCCGGCCGACAGTCCAATCACGAACCTGGGCAGCCTGTCAGCCGACTTCGTGAACAACGGTAAGCCGACCTCTATTTATCAGTGGCAGGCGAACCTCAAGCCGGTAAAGAGGCCAGATGATGCGCTCAACAGTCTCGATATGGGACCTTATACCTTCAACGGCAAGCTGACCAGCGTGTACTTGCTCGGGTCAGACGATACCACTTCGGCGCGCCAGCCGATTCGACATTCCAATTACCAAAACTAG